One window of Pelmatolapia mariae isolate MD_Pm_ZW linkage group LG18, Pm_UMD_F_2, whole genome shotgun sequence genomic DNA carries:
- the LOC134617442 gene encoding protocadherin-8-like: MGETGWNGLLVLVCASLISLAAVTHGKTVKYQTFEEDAPGTVIGNLAKDTSSSASSSRNSFRMMKQFNSSFIRLRESDGQLTIGERIDRERICKHTLHCLIAFDVVSFSKEQFKLIHVEVEVKDINDNSPEFPRKESSLEISENTAVGTRIPLDFAVDEDVGTNYIQSYQISVNSHFSIDVLSRADGVKYAELVLMKELDRETQASYALELVAMDGGNPSRSGTTRINIKVKDYNDNSPVFDRSSFSVDLPEDAPVGTLLLDLNAEDPDEGLNGEVVYGFGHQVPPEIRQLFRVDRKSGRLTLESPVDFESKTTYEFDVQATDLGPNPSPAICKIVVQVQDVNDNAPEISITPMTSITAGIAYITEAAARESFVALVSTSDRDSGANGQVHCTLYGHDHFRLQQAYEDSFMIVSTSPLDREKIPEYNLTVVAEDLGSPPFRTITQYTIRLTDENDNAPVFSKPVYEVSVVENNAPGAYITTVVARDVDMGSNGKVTYKLADTYFMGSPISTFVSLDPASGSLYALRSFNYEVMKQLELRITASDAGSPPLSGSASVYVRIVDQNDNAPYITQPALNNGSAEVLLPRDSPSGYVITRVEARDADEGVNAELSYGLATGEPSVFSVNKATGEIYLNQVLSQNVDETLSVTVTVSDNGRPALTSTATLHFLIIAGSPPSDRTVYQPGGGEEVHAQWDLSVVIIVVLAGSCTLLLLAIILIATTCNRRKRDKSGDDSDSYGEKGTLERGRSHVVDNPLLPLHGAGGEAGFDGQSYSSQPGAFTSAHPGGSDMCSASEDGSEVPCVYDSDNNSKLRGNKHEGYSTLPGYGNGKEAVRPITIWKGNSYTTISARDPAFSGKDSGKGDSDFNDSDSDVSGDTGLKKEGAAVPPIGGQNALWACTNECKVLGHSDRCWSPSAVRANAAPSPAPTLSSFSSLSKTASLPRDPHRRDNYYQAHIPKTVGLQSVYEKVLHREYDYVLVTPPRPVRVQEISDISIPVYTPTPTHCPNNDD, encoded by the exons ATGGGAGAAACAGGGTGGAACGGGCTGTTGGTGCTAGTGTGCGCCTCTTTGATAAGCCTGGCTGCTGTCACGCACGGAAAGACGGTGAAATATCAGACATTTGAGGAGGACGCACCGGGGACGGTGATTGGAAACTTAGCCAAGGACACTTCCTCCTCTGCCTCTTCTTCCAGGAACAGTTTCAGGATGATGAAACAGTTCAACTCGTCTTTCATCCGTCTGAGAGAGAGCGACGGGCAGCTGACCATAGGAGAGAGGATAGACAGAGAACGGATCTGCAAACACACCCTGCACTGCCTCATCGCTTTCGACGTGGTCAGCTTCTCCAAAGAGCAGTTCAAGCTCATTCACGTCGAGGTGGAGGTCAAGGACATCAACGACAACTCTCCCGAGTTTCCCCGGAAAGAGTCGAGTCTGGAGATCTCCGAGAACACAGCGGTGGGCACCCGGATCCCCCTGGACTTTGCCGTGGATGAGGATGTTGGGACAAACTACATCCAAAGCTACCAGATCTCTGTTAACAGCCACTTTTCGATCGACGTGCTCAGCAGGGCCGACGGGGTTAAATATGCGGAGCTGGTGCTCATGAAGGAGCTGGACCGGGAGACGCAGGCTTCTTACGCGCTGGAACTGGTCGCCATGGACGGCGGCAACCCGTCCCGCAGCGGAACGACGCGCATAAACATCAAGGTGAAAGACTACAACGACAACAGCCCGGTGTTCGACAGGAGCAGCTTCTCCGTGGACCTGCCCGAGGACGCGCCGGTGGGCACCCTCTTGCTAGACCTGAACGCCGAGGACCCGGACGAAGGGCTGAATGGTGAAGTGGTGTACGGGTTCGGTCACCAGGTGCCCCCGGAAATACGACAACTCTTCAGAGTGGACAGAAAAAGCGGGCGGCTCACTCTGGAGAGCCCGGTTGACTTTGAAAGTAAGACCACATACGAGTTTGACGTCCAGGCCACTGACCTGGGTCCGAACCCGAGCCCGGCCATCTGCAAAATTGTCGTGCAGGTGCAGGACGTTAACGACAACGCGCCGGAGATCTCAATCACCCCGATGACGTCCATCACGGCGGGAATAGCGTACATAACCGAGGCGGCAGCCAGAGAGAGTTTCGTGGCTCTGGTCAGCACCTCGGACAGAGACTCGGGCGCTAACGGGCAGGTGCACTGCACGCTGTACGGACACGATCACTTCCGACTGCAGCAGGCGTACGAGGACAGCTTCATGATTGTGAGCACCAGCCCGCTGGACCGTGAGAAAATCCCCGAGTATAACCTCACAGTGGTGGCGGAGGATTTGGGCTCCCCTCCCTTCAGGACCATCACTCAGTACACCATCAGACTGACAGATGAGAACGACAACGCGCCGGTGTTCAGCAAGCCTGTGTACGAAGTGTCGGTCGTGGAGAACAACGCGCCCGGCGCGTACATCACCACAGTAGTGGCGCGGGACGTGGACATGGGGTCAAACGGGAAGGTCACTTATAAACTGGCGGACACTTATTTCATGGGCTCCCCCATTTCCACCTTTGTGTCTCTAGACCCTGCCAGCGGTTCGCTTTACGCGCTCCGGAGCTTCAACTATGAAGTTATGAAGCAGCTGGAGCTCCGAATCACGGCCAGCGACGCCGGCTCCCCGCCGCTGTCCGGCAGCGCGAGCGTGTACGTTAGGATAGTGGACCAGAACGATAACGCGCCGTATATCACTCAGCCGGCGCTCAACAACGGCTCCGCTGAAGTCCTCCTGCCCCGGGACTCACCGAGCGGCTACGTCATCACCCGCGTGGAGGCTCGGGACGCAGACGAGGGCGTGAACGCGGAGCTGTCCTACGGGCTGGCCACCGGCGAGCCCTCCGTGTTCTCCGTTAACAAAGCCACAGGGGAGATCTACCTGAACCAGGTGCTGAGCCAAAACGTGGACGAAACCCTGAGCGTGACCGTCACGGTGAGTGACAACGGGAGGCCCGCACTCACCTCCACAGCCACGCTCCACTTCCTCATCATAGCGGGCTCCCCGCCGAGCGACAGAACCGTGTACCAGCCGGGCGGCGGGGAGGAGGTGCACGCGCAGTGGGACCTGTCGGTGGTGATTATCGTTGTCCTCGCGGGGAGCTGCACTCTCCTGCTGCTCGCCATCATCCTCATCGCCACCACCTGCAACCGGCGTAAGCGGGACAAGAGCGGAGATGACAGCGACTCGTACGGGGAGAAGGGCACTCTGGAGCGGGGTAGGAGCCACGTGGTGGACAACCCGCTCCTGCCTCTCCACGGAGCCGGGGGAGAGGCGGGTTTTGACGGACAGTCGTACAGCAGCCAGCCAGGGGCGTTCACCTCGGCTCACCCTGGGGGCAGCGACATGTGCTCGGCCTCGGAGGACGGCAGCGAAGTGCCCTGCGTGTATGACTCAGACAACAACAGCAAGCTCCGGGGGAATAAACACGAG GGCTACTCTACTCTGCCCGGGTATGGGAATGGCAAAGAGGCGGTGAGGCCCATCACCATCTGGAAGGGCAACTCTTACACCACCATCTCTGCCAGGGACCCAGCCTTCAGTGGCAAAGACAGTGGCAAAGGGGACAGTGACTTcaatgacagtgacagtgatgtGAGTGGAGACACTGGCCTGAAGAAAGAAGGGGCAGCAGTTCCTCCCATAGGTGGCCAAAATG CTCTGTGGGCTTGCACCAATGAGTGTAAGGTCCTGGGTCACTCAGATCGCTGCTGGAGCCCCTCAGCAGTGAGAGCCAACGCAGCCCCATCTCCGGCCCCGACCCTCTCTTCCTTCAGCAGTCTCTCCAAAACGGCCTCTCTGCCCCGGGATCCTCACCGCAGGGACAACTACTATCAGGCCCACATCCCCAAAACTGTGGGTCTGCAGAGCGTGTACGAGAAGGTGCTGCACAGGGAGTACGACTACGTTCTGGTCACTCCACCTAGACCTGTGAGGGTGCAAGAGATCAGCGATATAAGCATCCCCGTTTACACCCCGACCCCAACACACTGTCCCAACAATGATGActaa
- the LOC134616920 gene encoding leukocyte cell-derived chemotaxin 1-like, whose protein sequence is MAENSEKVPIASAGPEDLHQFMPPAYSALAVKPAATGRLLKAGVAVLITGALLLLLGAVGAFYFWNNNENHVYNVHYSMSINGKVEEGSMEIDTANNMERFSTGSGADEAVEVHDFEIGITGIRFSAGEKCYIKTQVKAHLPDVEALNKESMTFELEDEVIPAKFDDDLIWVAAETPLSDSGFLSNKIKDLCGDLPIFWLRPTFSSSGQRKRRAAPRQRRQAAGAAGQEEVEEDVEAEFNPENPYQRGLEGEQDMNIDPRLDHEGVCCRECRRGYTHCQRICEPLQGFHPWPYHYRGCRVACRVIMPCNWWVARILGLV, encoded by the exons ATGGCTGAGAACTCAGAGAAAGTACCGATTGCCTCGGCGGGACCAGAGGACCTGCATCAGTTCATGCCTCCG GCGTACTCCGCCTTGGCGGTCAAACCCGCCGCCACCGGCCGCCTCCTGAAGGCCGGGGTCGCGGTGCTCATAACCGGAGCCCTCCTGCTTCTGCTGGGAGCCGTCGGAGCCTTCTACTTCTGGAACAACAATGAAAACCAT gtctACAATGTCCACTACAGCATGAGCATCAATGGCAAAGTGGAAGAAGGTTCAATGGAGATTGACACTGCCAATAACATGGAGAGATTCAGCACCGGCAGCGGAGCAGACGAGGCCGTGGAGGTCCATGACTTCGAGATT GGAATCACAGGGATCCGGTTTTCAGCAGGAGAGAAGTGCTACATCAAGACACAGGTGAAAGCTCATCTACCAGACGTGGAGGCTCTGAACAAGGAATCAATGACGTTTGAGCTG GAGGATGAAGTGATCCCGGCCAAGTTCGACGATGATCTGATCTGGGTAGCGGCTGAAACGCCCCTCTCGGACTCTGGTTTCCTCAGCAACAAGATCAAGGACTTGTGCGGCGACCTGCCAATCTTCTGGCTCCGTCCCACCTTCTCAAGTA GCGgccagaggaagaggagggctGCCCCCCGTCAGCGCCGCCAGGCAGCTGGAGCCGCAGgtcaggaggaggtggaggaggacgTGGAAGCGGAGTTCAACCCTGAGAACCCCTATCAG AGAGGCCTCGAGGGCGAGCAGGACATGAACATCGACCCCAGGCTGGACCACGAGGGCGTGTGCTGCAGAGAGTGCCGCCGCGGCTACACCCACTGTCAGAGGATCTGCGAGCCTCTCCAAGGCTTCCACCCATGGCCCTACCACTACAGAGGCTGCAGGGTGGCCTGCCGAGTTATCATGCCCTGCAACTGGTGGGTGGCACGCATCCTGGGTCTGGTGTGA